In Maniola jurtina chromosome 19, ilManJurt1.1, whole genome shotgun sequence, the genomic stretch TTTAATTGAGAAGAGTTTGCAAGAAACTCAATAGTTGTAGTGAGGAGAGTTAATAGTTATGTAAACTAGACTTTACTTTCAGGTAAAACCGAACCAAAATGTCAAATTCTCATTCAAGATCAGCAATGATATGAAAAATGAAGATTTATTGGTGGTTGGCATACAGCTGGCTCATCCACAGCCGCAGTATCAAATGAATAATCACCCCTTCATTTTTGGAGGGGaaccaaatattttatgtaagagTAAGTATTCTTGCTACCTATCCTATCCTAgaacagtaaaaaaaattcataaattTGGTGTCATCTAATGGAAAATAATTAAGAATGTAGTATTATTCAAAGACATGAATTTGATTTctgtagtaattagataaggctagctttaagttttactgtaatattttaataaataaaaaagacatgAATAACAAAAGAATAAGACTAGTGACGTAGTAGACATTACACTTATAAggtacttaaaatttatgtgaTGTAATTAATGCAGAGATAagatagatattataatattactatttaagTGCTTTTATTCCTGAGCATGCTATTATTTGCTGATGTTATTAGAAAATGGATAAACTATCTaagatataaaaatatcaacattgaataaggttttttaaatatttttctttgatatcCATGTTACAAAGGTCCTGAAAAAGTAAAACATCTTGGTAAAACAACAGTGGGAATTTTGTATGGGGTTAATATTTTGAGATTTAGGAAGTATCGTAAATCTAAAAAGCCCTTCTGCTCTACCTTCGAAACATGGAGAACTACGGcatgtatagtacgcgataggtcgagatggctcCGCACAGCTCAGGGGCTGTGCGGAGCGTCCCCACCCcgtccgattgccatctcgacctgtcgcgaactatgggtttcctcacaatgattTCCTTCATTCTATTTTACTCCTTAATTCTCCATTACAGCATGGGATATTGCTTAAAAaagcacataattccgaaaagttagaggtgcatgcccaagatcgaacccctgaccctGACAGGAGGCCGACATCTCAACCACTTGGCCATCACTGCTGAAAGGATACTCAATGTATTATTTCTTTCAGAATCAACTATTAAGGAGGAAGTTAGTGTTGAGTTTCATGCTCCAGAGATTGGTCAATATGAGATGCCGATTATGTTTACATTTTTCCGCAGAAGTGATGAGAAAAATCTCATATTTATTCGTGAAATGGTATGATCATTCATAATGTttatatcaaatcaaaatcctaaatatataaaggaaaagctgactaatAGATATATCAACACACAACTAAAACTttaaacggattgggctgaaatttggtctacagatagctattacgacgtagacatccacagaggaaggatatttaaaaattcaatgcaTAATAGGGTATAATAGAAATTAGGAatatgtgtagtccacgcggacgaagtcgcggacttaAGATACCTAGGAATAACACAACTAAGTTTTTGACGCGTCACATTATTTTCATAGTCAACGGAACCTATTAACTAAGCCTcaactgtccgtccgtccatctgtcaacgggcagtatctcgtgaaccgtaatcgATCTCTTATCTAATAATCTATAAGTTGAAATAAGTACAAAGAGCTATCCTGGGGCCGGattttttgtcctggaaaattaaagagttctaaTATGGGAGTCCTGAAAAAAATCCACAGAGGCGTTTTTGGTGTTTTGCTTGTTTGGTATTGTGTCTTTTTCTTTGTGATTGGCGGCTGTGCAGGGCTCTTCCAGACATTGTATCAGGTTGACCATTGTCGATCTATTGTGATTGCTACCATTTAACAGTTCCTGTCCAATACTGATTACCACCAGTAACAGCAGCAGCTAAAACAAAAGCAGTCTTTTACATTCGCAAAACATTCTTGActagtgttttatttttcaggtagTTTTAGTGCAAGAGCATGAAATAGAACACGCTAGCAACAAAAGCCCGTATACTAGCGAGGGTTGGCAGCGCGCTGATCATTTTATACTATCAAAAACCCATGTgtaagatttttttctttattttaaatcgATCGATGAAATTGGCGTCGATTTTGATGTCTTTCTTTACACTAATGTCCATAAGATACGTCGATTCTTTAGATTAAtttagagcaaccgccgagtttcttgctgagtCTCTGAGTTTCTTGCTCTTTCAGGAAATTCATTCCGAGCTTGTGGTAGATGCAACTattcaaaagttaaaaaaaaactattctgTTTTATTACAATTGACTCGTGAGTAATTGCTTTACAGGCCATATCAACTAAAATTCAAGATCCCGAAGCTCCTCAAGGAACTATTGCCGCGCGGTTTGGAGGAAAAGGCGTTGGAGGGATTGCAGTTGGCCCCCAATGAAATGGAGAAGATGCGATTAATGCTCGTATCCACTAGGTAATAATTGTTTACTTATTTTAAGGACTATTAGCAGGCCGGGCTTATTTCAGTACCTCTGGTAAAAAATGTAACTCAAATTCGACACTTCTCAGGAGAGGCAAAAAAACGTTGATTGAACTTTTTTTAtcatacattaaaataattttcatcttattttgtcaaatttcattcaaaaaagTTACAATGTTATAAGTTGAtgattacaaataaattatttcatttttttcagaGCAATATTTGATGAGGGCCCTACCAAAAACAATTACATGAGTTATTTCCACTATTTATTGTGGTGGGAGGAAATTATTTCGAAGATCAATTTAAGGGTATGTATTTTTTCTAATACACTctagtttttgtaaatattattattttgtaaatagaaatttaaataaggcaagttacaataaataataatagaaaaattgtaccatatttttgtaaatgtatttcttgaaaaacagtttttaagagattttattttttagaaatacaATATGTCTggtgtgaaaattgaaaaaaatgaaaatgtttatcTTTTGGAAGTTCCTGGATTAGCCGAAAAAAGACCTTCGTTACTGAGAGGTAAGAACTAGTTTATCCATATcgtatttaaataggtatagaatGCGGTTCATATAGAGATAGTTAATGTTCAGAGTACATACATTCGAATttctaaatacctatttaataccTAAGCAcatgtattaatattaaataagttcaataactacaagtgtaagttaaaaatttataacacccccgacaagtgaactagaaaaaagctgataactttcaaacggctgaaccgattttcttggattatagctaagaacactcgatctagccacctttcaaacaaaagaaactaaatcaaaatcggttcattagtttaggagctacgatgccacagacagatacacagatacacacgtcaaacttataacacccctctttttgggtcgggggttaaaaacagattgCTCCAAAACACCACTGTAGTTAGACGGTTTGTTTCaatctatatattttatacatctTCTATACTAATCTTATatagaggaaagatttgtttatttgtaatcgataaattctgaaactactgcttttttaaataattacttcaccattagaaagccaCTTCATCCAGACGTGTAATATAGGCATAGGTGTGTTCTATGGACGATGTCTAGGCCATTTATATGTAAAATAGGTATAGttagtattatataaattatttcgtATTTTCGCTATCTGCATGATGAGacctttaattttgtttttacgtCGTATTTTTGTTTATCATATCCGCCATATTGGATTTGTCGTGACGTCATAAAGCCTTTACGCTTAGCATTTCCTAAGTTTCGGAGTTTTGCGAAAATAGGAAGTGATTGGAAAGTAAGTTGATAGATTCCCTTGCATGATAATTGTTATGAAGATTCAGGGAAAGCTAGTATAAAGCATGTAAGATATAAATCCTATTTCAGGTGATCGCGTCTACATACGCCCTAAAGATAGCTCTCAAATTGTATTTGAAAGCACCATCAAAGAACTGAATGAGAGCCACGTTCAGTTAGCCAATATGGACGACTCGTAAGTATTATGATGGCTTGAGCTTAGTAATGGTGGAAACACCCATACTTCCttgctaatattattataaatggtaAAGTGTTGGCTTGTCTGCTATCTTTTAATATgtaataacttaatatttagATCAAATTAACTTGTTTTATTCCAGATTCAATAATTACTACAACCCTGATGCGCTGTATGACATTCGGTTCCTGATGTCCCGAGTTCCAATGGAGCGTATGCACGAAGCTGTCAACACTGTGTTCGGCTCCAAGCAAGACTGCCGCATCTTCCCCACGCCAAGCGCGAGGAAGATTCCACTGAAGCGCATCACTAAGTGAGTGAACTACTAACTACTTCAGCAACAACCATCACCACCACTGTCATCATTACCATCGCCAACATGATTAGCACCACCACCAGTTTGCTTGTACCACATTTTTCCTATGGAGGGCATGCACGAAGCTGTCAACACTATTCAGCTCCAAGCAAGATCAAGCGCATTAATAAGTAAGTGAATTGTGAACTATTTCAGCAACACCCATCACCACCACCATcactttttttccaaaattttatttctGGTTATATGTATCCCACATTATCCCCGCTTCTGTTCTCTACACGTAACTTCCTTACCTAAATCTTTGATTACCAAAATGGTTGGTATTCATCATTATGGTGCATTAGGTACTATACGGACAGACGGAATGTCTCACAAAAGTATTTAGGCTAGTGGGGATCCTTGATCAGGTTTCTTCCATTGGCGCCGATTGTGAGTAGTGAATTTTTGTGCCTTTGCAGGTTCTACAATCCTCTGATAGCGAGCAACGCGGAGCAAAAGTCAGCTGTTGATCACATAGTGTCTGGCACATCTGGCAAAGCGCCTTACATTGTGTTTGGACCTCCCGGCACTGGCAAGACTATGACCATAGTTGAAGCTATCATACAGGTAAGTCGGCTATTTTCTTTGCGAATAGAAATGTCGCAAGTTTAACCACCTGCTTAATTTTATTCCCTctagttcaactgattagttctACCCTTGAACTAGTGAGACTTTTTTACCCACTATTTCAACTCTTGAAAAAGGGTTTTTGATGCAATTGAACTACTGGGAATAAATAGTTTGAACTATAAGTCactagtttcattttaattttcaggCCAACACAGTCCAGACCAGAAATGGACATTATTATAATGGAAATTATTTCCATTTTCCTTCACAGTGATTTTCCAGGCCTTTTCatcaatttaaaatttttaaattataagaaTGTGTTACCCATCATCGTTTTAATCGATGGAATATGTCCACAGCTGTACATAGGCCTCCTCATTCATAGGATTCCTTTCAGCAAGTCGCCTGTTATCCATCGTAGTTGGTCCGAAAGGCACTTGAATGTATAGTATTGTCCACAGCTGGTGGTACAAAAACCCTCGAACCGAGTGATGGTGTGCACGGACTCCAACATGGCGGCCGACCACATCGCGATGATGCTCCTTCAGTATAACAAGCAACTTAACATCTCCAACTTCCTGCTGCGCGCTAACTCACAGTCTCGGGAATGGTATGCTTACTGCTTGTTTAACCACTATCTAACTACGCCTATACTTCAAAGCCCAGTGCTACTTTCCAAGTTAACTTTAACTGTGGGTCGGCCAAAATTGAACGGAGATCTAAAGTCATGACTGTTTTTCTTCCATACTAAATGATAAATGTAAATCTACGATTAACACTAGAGTAGTAGTGAGTAGAGAGCTACTAAATTTAACTCAGAGTGCATCTAAAAAAAGATCATTAAATTAACATAGACAGACACAATTTACCTCTTAACACAGTTTTTACAAGTTATCAtcccttattttattttttaaactgctATGATTTTTATTctcatattaataatttttaccctcatttatttattttgcacattttaccctatttttaaaaaatgttcaaaaataacagcaataacaaaaactacaaacaataaaataacaaaaacaacagaaaaaataacagaaacacagaaagaacaaaaaataaaataacagcaacaacagaaacaaaaaagaaataaaataacagaaacaacagaaaactaaagtaacggaagaaaaaaaaaacattggataaaaatactctaaaatgggtcccactagcagcggggtgggttggacccaagccgccagtggtcagggctccagagtgaggaacctcctcacaatgcgtgccgtctcaagaaccactgccttctgcatcttacccttgatccaatagttaagcgacagtttcttaagatgttggtcgaaactgttcgcaataagaccgtggactgatacaactatcggtacaataatcgctgagtcaacactccacatggcggtaatctcgtgggccaggtccaagtatttcgatactttttcctaatttattattacaaacgAGAATACATATCCCTCCTACATCAGGCGAATAATCTCTCGTTATACTGCTACCATCGTTATATTTCCAACAGGACGGTAATGCCAGCGGCCCTGGCGCCGGTGTCCAACGGCACCAGCTATGACAACTTCTACTCCGTGAGcaacatgcaggtttccatgTACAGGGTCTTCGTCACCACTCTGCTGCACGCCGCTAAATATGGATCGTGAGTGATCATTTTATAAACATAAGGAAGGAACCGTGTCTGAACAGACTAAGGGCACTTCAAACCCACGATAGCCAGAGGGATCCAGATTCAATCCCTgctggttccgcaatttttatGGATCCATACCCGAAGgggaccctattgctaagcctccgctgtccgttcatctgtctgttagcagactgtatctcatgaaccgtaataggtagagaagtGAGGTTTTTAGAgaatgtttatttctattgcagctTTAACAACAAATGACAGCAAAATCTCTGAAACATTGTGTCCTTCAACATTCTATGTGAAGTTTTAGAAAATCTATCCACAACTTATTTGTCAATGAATATAGTGCATgcattttgagaacgcactaGCCATTTGGTCTATGTGTCAgctgttatgtcaaaagtacgattttagtccttaatctaaTGGTAAACCATACTTTTTGACATGAGTTGTGAATTCACACAAAAACCAAATATTATGGCGAATGTATTCTCAAAACTTATTCATTATACATGGCTTTATCCTCTCTGTATAGGGCTAGAAGCCAAGCGTCGTACAAACTCCAAGTGACACACCTATTCATTGACGAAGCGGCGCAAGCTTCCGAACCGGCTACCTTAGTGCCAGTGAGCAGCTTACTGTCGCCGAATGGATACCTCATCCTAGCGGGAGATCCAAAGCAACTGGGCCCTGTCTGTATATCGCGAGAGGCCAAGGATAGGGGGTTAGGtatgctttttttttcaattaaagaatattagccatgttaaatgactaatatttccctttcctctccaacttaGCGTCAgccttgtgctaggagtaggtacgacaatagtgcaacaggcggggtttgaaccgtcgacctttcggttttcagtccactcctttaccggttgagctattgaggctattacAAGTAaggtggctaattctgttgtacacaatctttaaGTTAAATTGACGGGTCTAAGtctagtgctatctttttccgcATTGTGTATTATGAAAGGGGTAGTAGCTAGCAATACTTATCTTTTATAGTTtcgagtttttaattttttgacgtGAAACTTCTTTTGGTCCCAGTTTGTGAGTAATTCAGATGTTTTTACGTAAGTAACGCGAACGAAACTTTTATCTGTACTTAAAATGGTgtccaaacagaacagctgttttgaggccgccatcttttaCTGAGTGTGTATATTTTTGACTCATTTTCAAAACTACCAAATGACTTTTTCATCTGCATGTAAATCTCCGTTCACAGGCGCTAACTTCACACGtttatttttcacgataaatcttAGGGGCAAATATACTGAGTACACACTGTTAAAACTGTACGTCTTTTTGCAATAAAAACAACGTGTGCAAGATTCCATGCTAGTGAAAATGCCGTGTGAACGGGGTCTACACAAACTAATGTTTTTTATGAATATCGATTGCTTTTAGGTCAATCCCTGCTGGAACGTTTGAAGACGACATACGAGAACCTGTACGACAACTCCAACTACATCACCATGCTGGTGCAAAACTTCCGCTCCGACCCCGACATATTGGCCATCCCTAACGAACTGTTCTATGACAACTGCTTGAAGGTAATTCTTGCTTCAAATGTCGTATCTGTATGTCAACTCTTACTATATCACCATGCTTTTGCTCTGATCCCAACATACTGTTCAGTCTGGCTTGGCTAGGCCTTAGTGTCTAGCTTATTCTGCAGATTGTGAGTGGAGCATTTTTCTGAATATGCGTATTATTTGCAGCCTCTAGCCCCACTCGATGCACTGAGTCGAGTGAGCGTGCTAGGGCTGCCGGGCGGCGACCGCGCCGTGGTGTTCCACGCCGTGCATTCTCGGGAACAGAGGATGGGCAACGCGCCGAGGTGAGACGTTTAGTAAAATTTAAGATTAGCCATACTGGATGCATTTTCGTACAAATTTGGCTCTTGCAAACACGTATGTAGGAACACGCATGAACAATCCCGGCCTTCCAAGTAATATGGGAGGACGCAGACTAGGTACGACTAACTCGTTTACATAAACCCATGCGTTTACATACGATGTATTCCTATGTAAACGTATCTAAAGTGCGGCCAGCCTTAGGCGCGACTTGAGTCTCACGgtgtttgtgcactcattcatATGTGATTCGTATTCATATTTGCATATAAATACAATCTGAAGTGGCCGTCAAAATATGCGTTTATGCACTCATTTTACTCTTATTTTAACGGATCCGAATAATTATAATCGGCCCAGATCTTTTTCAGATGAAATATGTTTATTTGGattgtaatatattatattgaataaaaattggactttttaataaatataattttgaacATGCACCCAATTATTTGgaaataattaatgttaatgttagtataatatttaatttccttTTCAGT encodes the following:
- the LOC123875012 gene encoding RNA helicase Mov10l1-like, with translation MYCDVCGIVDEHYDENSDVHHNDTPKHQCNVILLNYKHNKKAFSRNRDGVIILGTAESKPYNEATATKVQDTDHHKIRIYVKPNQNVKFSFKISNDMKNEDLLVVGIQLAHPQPQYQMNNHPFIFGGEPNILCKKSTIKEEVSVEFHAPEIGQYEMPIMFTFFRRSDEKNLIFIREMVVLVQEHEIEHASNKSPYTSEGWQRADHFILSKTHVPYQLKFKIPKLLKELLPRGLEEKALEGLQLAPNEMEKMRLMLVSTRAIFDEGPTKNNYMSYFHYLLWWEEIISKINLRKYNMSGVKIEKNENVYLLEVPGLAEKRPSLLRGDRVYIRPKDSSQIVFESTIKELNESHVQLANMDDSFNNYYNPDALYDIRFLMSRVPMERMHEAVNTVFGSKQDCRIFPTPSARKIPLKRITKFYNPLIASNAEQKSAVDHIVSGTSGKAPYIVFGPPGTGKTMTIVEAIIQLVVQKPSNRVMVCTDSNMAADHIAMMLLQYNKQLNISNFLLRANSQSREWTVMPAALAPVSNGTSYDNFYSVSNMQVSMYRVFVTTLLHAAKYGSARSQASYKLQVTHLFIDEAAQASEPATLVPVSSLLSPNGYLILAGDPKQLGPVCISREAKDRGLGQSLLERLKTTYENLYDNSNYITMLVQNFRSDPDILAIPNELFYDNCLKPLAPLDALSRVSVLGLPGGDRAVVFHAVHSREQRMGNAPSFFNEKELDMLKKYTKALIEKHQVLPKDIGIIAPYIRQVYKMKGWLTTENYKDIEVGTVESFQGKEKRVILVSTVRANCRLLDYDAKYGLGFLVDDKRYNVTLTRAKAKLIIIGNPTCLTRDCKWRKYMDFARETNCYYGEETQQLERNSRLLTEISRTRFDKCRLSDYIIPKTNSTDKESKKK